Proteins from one Candidatus Poseidoniia archaeon genomic window:
- a CDS encoding ABC transporter ATP-binding protein produces MIEARRLVKQFGAVTALAGLSVKVPEGRVGLLGPNGAGKSTFIKLALGIFAPSGGSVTVLGESVATAGPELRQRIGYMPEHDCLPDRLTGVEFVVEMAQVSGMARQAAIQRTHEVLNHLRMGEEKYRPISEYSGGMRQKVKLAQGLVHGPELVILDEPTSGLDPQARREMLRTIRTLTELGHSNVLLSTHILHDVEQVCDHVIIVSQGRLQMVEQVESLLARFEDWVEVRVGEPRTAFCAALDKRKLEWQEHGPALRVGFRGDETFDTILAAAGESGAPLLQMERATRALEDLYLEVVK; encoded by the coding sequence GTGATTGAGGCGCGCAGGCTTGTCAAGCAGTTCGGCGCGGTGACCGCACTGGCCGGCCTCTCGGTCAAGGTTCCCGAAGGCCGCGTGGGGCTGCTTGGCCCCAACGGCGCCGGCAAAAGCACGTTCATCAAACTGGCGCTCGGCATCTTCGCGCCGAGCGGTGGCTCGGTTACGGTACTGGGCGAAAGCGTCGCCACCGCCGGTCCCGAGTTGCGGCAGCGCATCGGCTACATGCCGGAGCACGACTGCCTGCCCGACCGGCTTACCGGCGTTGAGTTCGTGGTCGAGATGGCGCAGGTTTCCGGCATGGCTCGGCAGGCGGCCATCCAGCGCACGCACGAAGTGCTCAACCACCTGCGCATGGGCGAGGAGAAATATCGTCCCATCTCGGAATACAGCGGCGGGATGCGGCAGAAGGTGAAGCTGGCGCAGGGCCTTGTGCACGGCCCCGAGCTGGTTATCCTCGACGAGCCCACATCCGGCTTGGACCCGCAGGCGCGGCGCGAGATGCTGCGCACGATTCGCACGCTGACCGAGCTGGGGCACTCCAACGTGCTGCTCTCAACCCACATCCTGCACGACGTCGAGCAGGTTTGCGACCATGTCATCATCGTCTCGCAGGGCCGCCTCCAGATGGTAGAGCAAGTCGAGTCGCTGCTCGCCCGGTTCGAAGACTGGGTCGAGGTACGTGTCGGCGAACCGCGCACCGCCTTCTGCGCCGCCCTCGACAAGCGCAAGCTGGAGTGGCAGGAGCACGGCCCGGCGCTGCGCGTCGGCTTCCGCGGCGACGAGACCTTCGACACCATTCTGGCTGCCGCGGGGGAGAGCGGCGCGCCACTGCTGCAGATGGAGCGCGCGACGCGGGCGCTTGAGGACCTTTACCTCGAGGTGGTCAAGTGA
- the ftcD gene encoding glutamate formimidoyltransferase → MSGLVECVPNFSEGRDRKVIDAIAAAITSVEGAEVLDIDMGGETNRTVVTFVAPPASVGDAAFAGVARAAELIDMRAHAGAHPRMGATDVLPFVPVSGVNMDDCIAIAHTTGERIGAELGIPVWFYEEAARSSEFRNLARVRAGEYEGLAERLDGGAPDAGPAKFNARSGATAVGAREFLIAWNINLNTRDRTYANELAYELRERGRWKRSGSPDAFYYKGDVVHFANGEFPCGNCDFTGADFDALAAHYAEVHGGDLTEAYCARGLDPRALVGKPVYKDGRFTNLKGIGWEIPEYGCAQLSFNVTNFRTTPLHEVFDAACEEARKRGIRVTGSEIVGLVPWEVLRQAAVHYLRRMGKSPGLPVPDLAAAAIQSLGLRDVADFNPASKVLGMPKQEGELVNRVTYDFVDEVSRDSPAPGGGSVAALAGALGAALGTMVANLSATKGTQAANYDALAGIAERGQAVKEALVAGVDADTSAFDGVIAAMRMPKDSDEQRATRDAALEAGYRDATAVPLATVGQCRDALAVCGEMAPLMDAAMASDVGSGALLAHAGARAAGYNVRINLKEIPDEAFCRETSVALETLLGECDAHAAAVAEAVEATLR, encoded by the coding sequence GTGAGCGGATTGGTCGAGTGCGTGCCCAACTTCTCGGAAGGGCGCGACCGCAAGGTGATTGACGCCATCGCCGCCGCCATCACATCGGTCGAGGGGGCGGAGGTGCTCGACATCGACATGGGCGGCGAGACCAACCGCACGGTCGTGACCTTCGTAGCGCCCCCCGCGAGCGTCGGCGACGCGGCGTTCGCCGGCGTCGCCCGCGCGGCCGAGCTGATTGACATGCGTGCCCACGCCGGCGCGCACCCCCGCATGGGCGCCACCGACGTGCTACCGTTCGTGCCGGTCAGCGGCGTGAACATGGACGACTGCATCGCTATTGCGCACACGACCGGCGAGCGCATCGGCGCCGAGCTGGGCATCCCGGTCTGGTTCTATGAAGAGGCGGCGCGGTCGTCCGAGTTCCGCAACTTGGCGCGCGTCCGCGCCGGCGAGTATGAGGGGCTTGCGGAGCGGCTCGATGGGGGGGCGCCCGACGCCGGCCCCGCGAAGTTCAACGCGCGCAGCGGCGCGACCGCCGTCGGGGCGCGCGAGTTCCTGATTGCGTGGAACATCAACCTGAACACGCGCGACCGTACCTACGCCAACGAGCTCGCCTACGAGCTGCGCGAGCGCGGTCGCTGGAAACGCAGCGGGTCGCCCGACGCGTTCTACTACAAGGGCGACGTCGTCCATTTCGCCAACGGGGAGTTCCCGTGCGGCAACTGCGACTTCACGGGCGCCGATTTCGATGCGCTCGCGGCGCACTACGCCGAGGTGCACGGCGGCGACCTGACCGAAGCATACTGCGCGCGCGGGCTCGACCCCCGCGCGCTGGTCGGCAAGCCAGTCTACAAAGACGGCCGCTTCACGAACCTGAAGGGCATCGGCTGGGAAATCCCCGAATACGGCTGTGCGCAGCTCAGCTTCAACGTCACGAACTTCCGCACCACGCCGCTGCACGAGGTCTTCGACGCCGCCTGCGAGGAGGCGCGAAAACGCGGCATCCGCGTCACGGGCTCCGAAATCGTGGGTCTGGTGCCGTGGGAAGTGCTGCGGCAGGCCGCCGTCCACTACCTGCGGCGGATGGGGAAATCGCCCGGGTTGCCGGTTCCCGACCTTGCCGCGGCGGCAATCCAGTCGCTCGGCCTGCGCGACGTCGCTGATTTTAACCCCGCCAGCAAGGTGCTGGGGATGCCGAAGCAGGAAGGCGAGCTGGTCAACCGCGTCACCTACGACTTCGTCGACGAGGTTTCGCGCGACTCGCCCGCCCCCGGCGGCGGCTCGGTCGCGGCGCTTGCCGGCGCGCTGGGCGCTGCGCTCGGGACGATGGTCGCCAACCTTTCCGCCACGAAAGGGACGCAGGCGGCGAACTACGATGCGCTGGCCGGCATCGCCGAGCGCGGGCAAGCGGTGAAAGAGGCGCTCGTCGCGGGCGTCGACGCAGACACCAGCGCCTTCGACGGCGTAATTGCGGCGATGCGCATGCCGAAGGATAGCGACGAGCAACGCGCTACGCGCGACGCTGCGCTCGAGGCCGGCTACCGCGACGCGACGGCGGTGCCGCTGGCGACCGTCGGGCAGTGCCGCGACGCGCTCGCGGTCTGCGGCGAGATGGCGCCGCTGATGGACGCCGCGATGGCGAGCGACGTCGGCTCCGGGGCGCTGCTGGCGCACGCTGGCGCCCGTGCCGCGGGCTACAACGTGCGCATCAACCTGAAGGAAATCCCCGACGAGGCGTTCTGCCGCGAGACCAGCGTGGCGCTCGAGACGCTGCTGGGCGAGTGTGACGCGCACGCAGCCGCGGTTGCGGAAGCGGTCGAGGCGACGCTGCGTTAG
- a CDS encoding NINE protein produces MDRHDLQYGDNTQVLAPQKDKLVAGILGIVIGGLGIHRFYLGYIGIGIAQILVTLITFGVGAIWGLIEGILILVQDDWTDAQGRPLKGNEATNYLSNPSAQFASQQQSGDRVSQLKELSELKKSGLLTEDEFAREKQKILR; encoded by the coding sequence GTGGACCGACACGACCTGCAGTATGGCGACAACACCCAGGTTCTGGCCCCTCAGAAGGATAAACTTGTCGCAGGGATATTGGGAATTGTTATAGGTGGTTTAGGGATTCACAGGTTTTACTTGGGTTATATAGGGATTGGGATAGCCCAGATTTTAGTCACCTTGATTACATTTGGAGTGGGGGCTATCTGGGGTTTAATCGAAGGAATCCTGATTTTAGTCCAAGACGACTGGACTGACGCGCAGGGCAGGCCTTTGAAGGGCAATGAAGCGACAAATTATCTATCGAACCCTTCCGCGCAGTTTGCGAGTCAACAACAATCAGGCGACAGGGTTTCCCAACTCAAGGAATTGAGTGAACTGAAAAAATCGGGCCTGCTCACCGAAGATGAATTTGCGCGCGAAAAGCAAAAAATTTTGAGATAA
- a CDS encoding methylmalonyl-CoA mutase family protein: MTPPSRAAAGSGGGEKSRPGDLEAERARWERETLAPALERHPERRPRFITTSGQEVGRLYTALDTAHLDYDRDIGFPGEYPYTRGIHATMHRGRLWTMRMFAGFGSARETNARFKYLLSQGQTGLSTAFDLPTLYGYDSDSPTAAGEFGECGVGVSSLEDMAQLFDGIPLDKVTTSMTINSPAAIIWAMYIANAENNGVPRAKLGGTIQNDILKEFIAQKEYLYPPLPSLRLVTDTVEFGTREMPKWNTISISGYHIREAGSTAAQELAFTLADGFAYVDDAVARGLGVDEFAPRLSFFFNAHNDFFEEIAKYRAARRIWAREMREKYGAQDPRSWKLRFHTQTAGCSLTAQQPEVNIVRVAIQALAGVMGGTQSLHTDAMDEALALPSEKAAQIALRTQQVIAHESGAANVVDPLGGSYYLEWLTDDLERQARDYFDRIDSLGGVIPAIEKGWFQKEIAAAAYAYQREIDSGERKVVGVNAHTVDEPIEIPILEIDPKGFERQCARLARLRKRRDPRKHEAALDAVRKAAEGDDNLMPHFITAVRADATLGELCEVLRGVFGEYREPSEF, from the coding sequence ATGACTCCTCCAAGTCGGGCCGCCGCCGGGAGCGGTGGCGGCGAAAAGTCGCGGCCCGGCGACCTCGAGGCGGAGCGGGCGCGCTGGGAGCGCGAGACGCTCGCGCCGGCGCTGGAGCGGCACCCCGAACGGCGGCCGCGTTTCATCACTACCTCGGGGCAGGAGGTGGGGCGGCTCTATACCGCGCTCGATACGGCGCACCTCGACTACGACCGCGACATCGGCTTCCCGGGCGAGTATCCCTACACCCGCGGCATCCACGCCACGATGCATCGCGGCCGGCTCTGGACGATGCGCATGTTCGCCGGCTTCGGTTCGGCGCGCGAGACCAATGCGCGGTTCAAGTATCTCCTTTCGCAGGGGCAGACCGGGTTGAGCACCGCCTTCGACCTGCCGACGCTCTACGGCTACGACTCCGACTCGCCCACCGCGGCGGGGGAGTTCGGCGAGTGCGGGGTGGGCGTCTCGTCGCTGGAGGACATGGCGCAGCTGTTCGACGGGATTCCGCTCGACAAAGTCACGACGTCGATGACCATCAACTCCCCCGCGGCGATTATCTGGGCGATGTACATCGCCAACGCCGAGAACAACGGCGTCCCGCGCGCGAAGCTGGGCGGCACCATCCAGAACGACATCCTGAAGGAGTTCATCGCGCAGAAGGAGTATCTCTATCCGCCGCTGCCGTCGCTGCGGCTGGTGACCGACACGGTCGAGTTCGGCACTCGCGAGATGCCGAAGTGGAACACCATCTCGATTTCGGGCTACCACATCCGCGAGGCTGGCTCCACCGCGGCGCAGGAGCTGGCGTTCACGCTCGCCGACGGCTTTGCGTATGTCGACGATGCAGTTGCGCGCGGGCTGGGCGTCGACGAGTTCGCGCCGCGGCTCTCGTTCTTCTTTAACGCGCACAACGACTTCTTCGAGGAGATTGCCAAGTATCGCGCTGCGCGCCGCATCTGGGCGCGCGAGATGCGCGAGAAGTATGGCGCGCAGGACCCGCGCTCGTGGAAGCTGCGGTTCCACACGCAGACCGCCGGCTGCTCGCTGACGGCGCAGCAGCCTGAAGTCAACATAGTGCGCGTCGCCATCCAGGCGCTCGCGGGCGTGATGGGCGGCACGCAGAGCCTGCACACCGACGCGATGGACGAGGCGCTGGCGCTGCCGTCGGAGAAGGCGGCGCAGATTGCCCTGCGCACGCAGCAGGTAATCGCGCACGAGTCGGGCGCCGCCAACGTGGTCGACCCGCTCGGCGGCTCATACTATCTTGAGTGGCTCACCGACGACCTTGAGCGGCAGGCGCGCGACTACTTCGACCGCATTGATTCGCTCGGCGGCGTCATCCCCGCCATCGAGAAGGGCTGGTTCCAGAAGGAAATCGCCGCCGCCGCCTACGCCTACCAGCGCGAAATCGACTCCGGCGAGCGCAAGGTGGTCGGCGTCAACGCGCACACAGTCGATGAGCCCATCGAAATCCCCATCCTGGAGATTGACCCCAAGGGCTTCGAGCGGCAGTGCGCGCGGCTGGCGCGGCTGCGCAAGCGACGCGACCCCAGGAAGCACGAGGCGGCGCTGGACGCGGTCCGCAAGGCGGCCGAGGGCGACGACAACCTGATGCCGCACTTCATCACCGCGGTCCGCGCCGACGCGACGCTCGGGGAACTGTGCGAAGTGCTGCGCGGGGTCTTCGGCGAATACCGCGAGCCGTCGGAGTTCTGA
- a CDS encoding AAA family ATPase: MTIIALTGMPAAGKGEVAAVARERGWAVHRIGDLVWEETERRGLELAPASVGAVANGERKALGYGIWASRSLERIDALRAAGSHVLIDGMRGEEELAVFRAAYGDALVTVAVVASAEERLARVQQRGRVDDGDAAAFHARDERELGWSLAETIAAADETLANEGELDALRAAAGELLARLESL; the protein is encoded by the coding sequence ATGACCATCATCGCGCTGACCGGCATGCCCGCCGCCGGCAAGGGCGAGGTGGCGGCGGTCGCGCGGGAGCGCGGCTGGGCGGTGCACCGCATCGGTGACCTAGTGTGGGAGGAGACCGAGCGGCGCGGGCTCGAGCTGGCGCCCGCCAGCGTCGGCGCGGTCGCCAACGGCGAGCGCAAAGCTCTGGGCTACGGCATCTGGGCTTCGCGGTCGCTGGAGCGCATCGACGCGCTGCGCGCTGCCGGCAGCCACGTGCTGATTGACGGCATGCGCGGCGAAGAAGAGCTGGCGGTGTTTCGCGCCGCCTACGGTGACGCGCTCGTTACGGTCGCGGTCGTCGCGTCCGCCGAGGAGCGGCTGGCGCGGGTCCAGCAGCGCGGCCGCGTCGACGACGGCGACGCGGCCGCGTTTCACGCGCGTGACGAGCGCGAGCTAGGGTGGTCGCTGGCGGAGACGATTGCGGCGGCCGACGAGACGCTCGCCAACGAAGGGGAACTCGATGCGCTGCGCGCGGCGGCGGGGGAACTGCTGGCGCGACTCGAATCGCTTTAG
- a CDS encoding M20/M25/M40 family metallo-hydrolase, translating to MIPKSSPATPRFTPALALLLLLPAFAGCLDSGEPAQPSLAASVSMAPGELIGGTFQPVEFTARQPLSLLVPYPVRDSISGLVQNGTVLDFAQAWDSRQVMLLAPPGHATATFLVAEQGRDAWPLRATNESWREWIDRGGPAEGMADGIGALRVAGDGELPALVPERLTAAGIETLQFPVSRPMRDGIALEQGGNHSTGLVDGYSIYEWLEFVTDEQDGYNERWGPLVPRDPAYERALAFLEGEFDSMGLDGQIHRYEFSSSPYAVNVCGYRTGTVYPNEWLVLGAHLDLAEPGSPPGGGTHIGAHDNTAGVAMALAAAGALAQFDSRRTLAVCFWSNEENGYDGADRWIDNLPAGVTVTNYLNIDSAGVNYPGEYTLVVDIIPDSDDQLNEQWEMISLTEWIGSTFYDIAPVLRNGRELYYSEGYAAMKDHDHPHPETISVHESQRGRSDYVRFADRLGVVSLDFGAITGGYDCYHAPCDTLPEMVDWMATANGTGQQNLVGSLDMIAWWFAGLFWYLDERPVYDRS from the coding sequence ATGATTCCCAAAAGCAGCCCGGCAACGCCACGCTTCACCCCCGCGCTGGCGCTGCTGCTATTGCTCCCGGCATTCGCCGGCTGCCTCGACAGCGGCGAACCGGCGCAGCCGTCGCTCGCCGCTTCCGTGAGCATGGCGCCGGGCGAGCTGATCGGCGGCACCTTCCAGCCGGTCGAATTCACCGCGCGCCAGCCGCTGAGCCTGCTAGTGCCCTACCCGGTCCGCGACTCCATCTCGGGGCTGGTGCAGAACGGCACTGTGCTTGACTTCGCGCAGGCGTGGGACTCGCGGCAGGTGATGCTGCTGGCGCCGCCCGGCCACGCCACGGCCACGTTCCTCGTCGCCGAGCAGGGGCGCGATGCGTGGCCGCTGCGCGCGACCAATGAGAGCTGGCGCGAGTGGATAGACCGCGGCGGCCCCGCGGAAGGCATGGCCGACGGCATCGGCGCGCTGCGCGTAGCTGGTGACGGTGAACTGCCGGCGCTGGTCCCGGAAAGGCTCACCGCCGCCGGCATCGAGACGTTGCAGTTCCCGGTTTCGCGTCCCATGCGTGACGGTATTGCCCTGGAGCAGGGAGGTAACCACAGCACCGGGCTAGTCGACGGCTATTCCATCTATGAGTGGCTGGAATTCGTAACGGACGAGCAGGACGGCTATAACGAGCGCTGGGGGCCACTGGTCCCGCGCGATCCTGCTTATGAGCGGGCGCTGGCGTTCCTGGAGGGCGAGTTTGACTCAATGGGGCTCGACGGGCAGATTCACCGCTACGAGTTCTCCAGCTCACCCTACGCGGTCAACGTCTGCGGCTACAGGACGGGGACGGTCTACCCCAATGAGTGGCTGGTGCTCGGGGCGCACCTCGACCTCGCGGAGCCGGGCAGCCCACCGGGCGGCGGGACCCACATCGGCGCGCACGACAACACTGCGGGAGTGGCGATGGCGCTCGCGGCGGCGGGCGCGCTGGCGCAGTTCGACAGCCGGCGCACGCTCGCGGTCTGCTTCTGGTCGAACGAAGAGAACGGTTACGACGGCGCCGATCGCTGGATTGACAACCTGCCGGCCGGGGTAACCGTGACCAACTACCTGAACATCGACAGCGCCGGGGTGAACTATCCCGGGGAATACACGCTGGTCGTCGACATCATTCCCGACAGCGACGACCAGCTCAACGAGCAGTGGGAGATGATTTCGCTCACCGAGTGGATTGGCTCCACCTTCTACGACATCGCGCCGGTGCTGCGTAACGGCCGCGAGCTCTACTACAGCGAAGGCTACGCGGCGATGAAGGACCACGACCACCCCCATCCGGAAACTATCTCGGTCCACGAGTCGCAGCGTGGCCGCAGCGACTACGTGCGCTTCGCCGACCGGCTCGGGGTCGTCTCGCTGGACTTCGGCGCTATCACCGGCGGCTACGACTGCTACCACGCGCCGTGCGACACGCTGCCCGAAATGGTCGACTGGATGGCAACCGCCAACGGCACCGGCCAGCAGAACCTAGTCGGGTCGCTCGACATGATTGCGTGGTGGTTCGCCGGGCTATTCTGGTATCTCGACGAGCGGCCGGTCTACGACCGCAGCTAA